In Acanthopagrus latus isolate v.2019 chromosome 6, fAcaLat1.1, whole genome shotgun sequence, the genomic window AAGCATTTggcacacacaccaacatgcgCCGGCACCAACGCCGAATACACGAGCGGCACTTGTTACCAAAAGGAGTTCGTAGGAAAGGCATGCTGCTGCAAGAGgcatcagtgcagcagcagatgccCGATGAGTCCCCCAGCACCAGCCCTCCGCCTGTCTACGTTCCCAGTGCGGACACAGAGGACGAGGCAGACAGGGACGATTACGCAGTTGACATATCCAAAAACATCTCTGAGAATCTGAGTTTCTACATCGACGGCAAGATTGTGTCCACCAGTTCGGTGAGCACCTGTGAGGTGATCGAGGTGGACTCCAgatctgcagctctgtttggtCTGGACACTGTCATCATCAGTCCAAATCAGATCAGTCAGGCCTTGAAGGTGGAGGGTAGGACGAGTACTGCAAAGCAAGTCTCCAATATTGGCCAGCCCGCAGCAAAACGAAGAACGTCTACACCCCCACTTGTTCCCAGCCTTAAAGTGGAGACCGAAACGGCATCTTTCACACCCCCTTCATCGTCTTCATCCTCAACATCTTCCTCATCTAACTTGTTAGTGGGAGGGCTGTTCCAACAAGCTGCAGATTCGTCAGCATTTCAACGAGAGAAAACTGTTTACCTCTCACCAAAGCTCAAACAGCTCCTCCAGACACAGGACATTCAGAAATCAACCATTACTCTAATAACAGAAAGCCATAGACTGGCCTCGCCTCTGTCAGTCACGCCACTGCAGGGGGCTTCAGGCAGGTTTAAAAGAAGGACAGCCTCGCCCCCATCTTCTCCACAGCTCAGTCCTGCATgtaaaacagagagcagcaaaGCAGAGGTGGTGAGCCCATACACCCTTAAGGTGCCAAAGCTGGAAAGCCGCAGTGCTTCACCTCCTGGAAGCCTAGATGACAAGGAAGATGGAGACAGCCTGAACCTTTCTGGAAATAATATGCATGGCCAAACGTCCTCTAATAGCGGCGGAAACTCCTGTAATCAGCAGCCCTTGGATCTGTCAAACTCTGTCAGTAGGAGGAGTGACAGCTTGAACAAGGTGCTTGGGGATTCAGCTCTTGATTTAAGCTTGCATCGTAAGAGCAATGCCGAGCCTGAGTTAAAAGCAAGTCCAGCACCACAGCCACTGATAAAAAAGAGGAAGCCTAACACGAGCATGCTTGAGAAGGTGCTGATGAATGAGTACGTGGGTCTACCTTTGCCAGGAGAGGAGGGCCCTGCGGCATTGGCAAGCCTGACTTGTTTTCATTCTCGGTCTCCAAATGTTGCATCAGAGTCAGCCAACCCATCTCCACCCTCTTTGACCCCTGTCACCATGAACCCCTCTTCCCCCGGTAGTTCCAGTGTGACCTCCCCTACCCCGCCTCCCCCTGTACTACCTACCATACCCTCTCCACCAACTATGCCTAGCTCTCCTCTTTCTCAGCCTTCTGACTCCTCTGCACTGAGACCTCTTCCTGTACTCTCACCAAAAATGTCTCCAAGATCAGTTGAATGCAAGTCACCGTCAGACTCTGAGGAGATTTTGTCAGCAGAACAAAATGAAGACGAGGAAGAGATCAACGTCCCTGAGCCACTGGACTCCCCGAAGACTCCACTTAAAGATCCCGTTAATTTTTCACCACCGTCAAGCCCTCCTGAACCAGAATCCGTAGATCTTCCCACTACAGATGATCTTTCTCTAGCTGCAACTCGCAACAGTCTGCTAAATGGCAAAATGAACCAAAACCTAGACTCTGTAACAGAGAAATCTCTTGCTGCTGTCTCATCACAGCCAGaatcctcatcttcctcatcatctcctcctcctgcatcaCATGATCCACCCCAGCCACTGCTTTCATCATCCCTCCCTCAGATTAAGATAAAAGAAGAGCCTCAGCACTGCGTAGATGAGCTGTCAGTCATGAATCATGGAACTCAGGATGGTGTGGAGTCTTCACCTCACCGCGCTGCTCCTGAAAAAACCTCAGAGGCTGAGGAAGTCGACTCGATGTACTGCAAGACTTTTGTGTGCAACGTCTGCGAGGAGCCATTCAACTCCATCAAAGAGCTCAGCGGACACATCTCAGAGCACGCTGTCGATTGGCCCTTCAAGTGTGAAttctgtgtgcagctgtttggtGATGCCCCGGCCCTGCTGACTCACCGGTCAACACTACATGGGGTGGGCAGAATCTTTCTGTGCTCCGTTTGTTCCAAGGAGTTTGCATTTCTCTGTAACCTCCAGCAGCACCAAAAGGATCTGCATCCGAACGagacatgttcacacacaacTGTGGAGAGTGGCAAGCTTAGGCCACAGAACTACACAGATCCATCCCGAGCCAAAGAAGAAAGCAGTCTGTCATCACCAGCGCCAGAGACAACCGATGGAGCTGCTCCACACAATGACTCTGATCTAGCAAAAGAAGAGTGTGATGTTAATGGTAATCATGCAGAGGAAGGAGCagtggcagagacagaggaccCCAATGAGGAGCTGTACACTACAATAAAGATCATGGCCTCAGAAGGAGCGAAGCCTAAAGTCCCTGATGTCCGCCTTGGCATTAATCAACACTACCCCAGTTATAAACCACCCCCATTTCCTTATCATAGCCGTTCCCATGCTGGCTCTGTGGCCTCGGCTACTAACTTCACCACCCACAACATACCACAAACTTTCAGCACTGCCATTCGCTGCACCAAGTGTGGCAACAGCTTTGACAACATGCCCGAACTGCACCAGCACATTCTGGCCTGTGCCACTGCTAGTGATAAGAAGCGTTACACCCCGAAGAAAAACCCCATCCCCCTCAAGCAAATAGTGAAGAGTCCGAATGGTGTGGTGTCACCCTCAGCTGCCGCTGCAGGCCAGAGTGCTTTCCGTAGAATGGGTCAGCCAAAGAGACTTAACTTTAATCAAGATACCggtaaaacaaaaatgagtgCCCTTAGTAAGAAGAAAAACCAGCTGGTCCAGAAGGCAatttcacagagaaataaagcTGCCACTTTTTCAAGGAAGGCTTCTGTTAAGGTAGAGGAAGAGCAGCCCTCTAATGTCTGCCCTCACTGCAGTCGAGCGTTTACTTACCCTGCAAGTCTCAATAAACATATGGCTGTCAGCTGTCCCATGAAGCCTGTTGTTAAAAAGGGCAAAAAAGGCCCCACAGAGGTGAAAAAAGAGGCAGTTTCTGTGGtagataaaaacatgaatctTAGGAAGATGGAGACACAGCCTAAACCTCTGGGAAAGACCCGAGCTCGTAGCTCTGGAGCAGCAGACCCTGAACCCTCCCAGCCAGGTAAAGGAAAAACTGCTGCTACAGTGGGCCGACTCAAGAGGCCTGCATCGTTCCCAGTACCAGTTTCTGCTAGCAAAAAAACTAAGAAGGGCCATGCTCAGTCTCTACCTCCCACCCCTTCAGCCCCGGACACTCCCAGTGACACTGCACAACCACGGCCTGCCATGAGAATGCAGCGTATGGGCAAAGAGGCAGCGCCCAAAAGATTAGCAGAGGCAAAATCACCACCACCGCAAcagcagaagaaagaggagCGATTCTCCCTTCGAACACGGGACAGAGTAGGTGGTCCAGTCACCAGGAGTTTACAGAAGCCCAacacagctcctgctgctgagatgaAAACTGAGGAACCACTGATTCAAGACCCAAAAGAGACTCAGGTGAGACTTTGTTtctcttgtgttgtgttttggtacATCTTGATTGGAATCAGtaaattggctgttttttttgtttgtttttagaataTTACAGCCCTTGCATGTATGTATAGATGGttaaaggtttttaaatgtgagaatttggTGCTTTTCATTGTTAGTATTGAACAACTACTGTAAATATCACCTGGCGTTTGGACTATTCGTTGGACAAAGCAAGACACTCTAATGACCTCACCTTGGTCTCTGGGATTATTGCGATGAATACTTTAATTGTTTTACAGTTAGTAGTAAATTAATTGtcagaaaaaatactttttgatgaaatgaaaataactttgcAGCCCTAGTGCTGTGTCATCTGCAAGTAatgtcacaaagaaaacatgaaaaatggtTGCAGTATATGTGTCCTATATTCCTTTTATAAAATGGGATGTTAAGACTACTGCCTGACTGAAACTGGATTTTTGAGgcagaaacagattttaataACTGTGAGCTTTATGAAAAAATTACTTATagatatttacttttttacaACACATCGACACGTCATTACTTCCATGAATGCAATTTGGATGTACTATTGTTAATATTAATCATGTatcttgagaaaaaaacaatatgttaTCATGCACtattaaaacataattatgaatattatttttcatatcTGTCAATAGATCTCTctaaaaaacaatttgaaaaacagctgGGATAGCACAAATCAACTGCTCAAAGCTTAAAACGgagcaggtttttattttactcatgAAGATTAATACTTTGGACAGATCTTGTTTTCACATTAGGGTGATACGTGTGGTAAAACAGTGAATAATGAATCAAATTTGTTTTACAaagctaaatgttaaatatatatattgaatgCTGAAATTGGTATTTTCCTCAAAAATCCAGTTTCAGTTGGGCAGTTATCTTAACATCCTGTTACATTTAAAGCGATTTTGGACACAtggattttaaatgaataaaaaatgaataaagctcaaatcaaatttttaagttatttttgtaATACTACGTGCAGATCACACAGATCTAGGACAGCAATTATTGCTGTCATTTTTTActtaagtttcagttttcatcattcatcattttctcaattGATTGTTCGGTctgtgaaaacaataaaagtagTTATCACAAATTTCTTAGAGCTCaaactgaagtcattaaaatgtcttgtgttgtcCAACATGCAGTATAACACCCCAAAGATGATTAGGTAACAATAATGTTAAGACAATGCACCGaattctcacatttaaaaacGTATTGCCATCAAATCTGTGCCCCTGAGAGTTGCAGATGCCAATCATCTGATTGACAAATTGCCTTACCCACGCTGTCCTGTGTTGCTCACCTTGTGTGTCATGTGCGTTTCAGGAGGTGCTGATGAATTGAGCCATGTGGACTTTGTTGAGCGCTTCTTCCTGGGAATACCGTGCTCACCTCTCAGGCAACGCTCCGGACTAATCAAGGCATTGACGGCACTGAGGTCGATCTTTTGGTGATTGGCTCGTTCACTCAGAACAAGTGAAGTCTGCTTATCTCGACTGCCTTCTGCTGGATTTAAGGAGGGAACTCTTTTATCTTCCATCTGTGTTATGAACTGAACTGAGCCTTGATTTTTAGCCagccttgcaaaaaaaaaagaaaaaggaaaaagaaactttAAATGACAATTAGTTAATATATACAAAGTGAGTCATTACTTGACCCAAAACAGTAACATTAGGGCTCCGTTATGTTGGGAAGCTGATATATTGCAAATGGCAATCACGTATCAGTAAGGGTTAGGGCAACTTGTTTATTCTTTCGTTCCGTTTTTTCCCCATTTGGTTGTTTAGATTTTTTGATGTTTCCAGAGTCTCTTAATGCATGTGCTGAATAGAGTATAAACTAGATTATGCCAATTTCCATGTCTCCTCCAACAGGCACCTATTTCAGTTAATACATGATTTGCAAAGTAtgtatgtttgatttaaattcCTGTAGTCATTATATTGTAGAATATAATCTTATTGGCATATTTTTGTTtgggaaacaaaaatgaaaatggcagtTGGTTTACTGCAACAATTGGTCCTCAGGaacactgtatatgtgtgtggtaAGTATGTGTATGGTTGGATGTGTGGCCTGACAGCTATTCCTTTTGGTCTAAATCTCAACTATGTCTCATGTTTTTACTTGCCGACTATTTTTGTTTATCTGACGTTAGCAGGTAATTCCAGTTGTAAAATTATGGGAATTATGTTGTAGTCTCCTTAAAATAATGTCCGTCTTGAAAAGAATTTTGTAATATCACTCATTCAGCCCAGTGTTCAtacagcactttaaaaaaaacaaactgccaaGATTTCGAGCTGAATCAGTAAGATTGGCTTAATTAAACGTTGAATAATGGAATGTATTCAGGTCTGTTgcactttgcagaccttttacaGCCTTTCTGTCACTTAATTGGTTGTCTCCGTTCAGCATTTagacacacaaaaatgacacatgaacCAACAAAAATGCATGATTATTACTCTAATCCTCAAATGAATGGAATGCCGCAGTGTTCTGTATTTCCTTTGTCCGTTGTAAGAGGACGTGTGAAAAGTTGTTTCatgtgtcgtttttttttttctttgaagagCCATGCCACAGAAACGTAACTGAAAGGACAAAATCACCTGTTTTCTGTGATAGATTCAGCAAGACTACCAATGAAAAGCTTCTCATTTTCGGTATCATGCTCCCCCCCACTCTTTTTCACTCTTGACAGTATCCAGTTGCGTGACGGAGATAGCAGGCAGTGCTTAAACGCTTGTAGCATGTTATGGGAACGTAAATTGAACAATATGATTTGAAGCTAATTTATATTTCCACAAGAAATCTTCATGTTTTGCCTTTCAGCATCAAGATTATGTATTTAAGGatgaacaaagacaaaaatccCTAATGACCTCAAGTTAAACATTGCTGTAATtgacataataaaaaaaagtttttcaatttgtgtaatgtgtttgttttgtttttgcttgcgTTTTAGATGTGggtataaaaacagaaacacaaatgagaAGCTGAATGAGAGGAAATGGTCTTTTATGgtaatttaacatttcagacTATTTTCCACACAGTACGTTTCTTTTCTTAATGGGGAAAAAAGCTTCAAGTTCATGATTTAATgtattgtgtatttgtattttgtaataGTTCATTGATTAGGTAAACATCAAGAATTATTTCTTGGCCATGGAGATCGAATGTGTGATTAACCGCACTTAAAAATGGGTCTGAGTACTTGCAGGCCATTTTATTCaccaagactttttttttatatatctataATGAATGTCCCTGTCATTACAGCTGTAATAAAGTTTCCCACATTACATTTGCTGATTGCCCTCTCCACTTACAGCCTGTCAGGGTCCTGCTGCATTATGAAAAAACTtcaattttatttgaatttgataGAGGGTGGTGCTTAACACAAATCAGATCTGAAGTTGCAGCCTTTTCTCCGCAGGTTAGAAAGCTGCCACCAAGCAAGCCGTGGCCATCGTCGCCTTTCTAGTTGTACTGAGATCTGCATCTATTTTGGGAGCGGTGCACTTGTCAGGAAGGTTGATATGTGAGTCATACAGCACCTTAAATTCTTCGGCTGTGTAGCTTCAACATGGAAAAGGGAGCAAATTGTGTGACAGCAAGCGGTTTGTTACTCAGATTTGTGCTTGCAGAGCTTTACAAGGACATCCCATATAAAGggatagttttttttaatatcaattaTGAAATCAGTTATACTTTGAACAGCTTAattatgtaaaatgtgatgctttCACATTTATATGTATTGGCTCGGGACCAAATCGTAGCTCAGTGTCTTCTTGCTTTATCTTTGGTTTCTGTGCAAAAGGCCACTATCCTATAATACAGTCATAAATCACAGGAGAGTCAGTGTCACAAAGGCAATAAAAATATGACTTGTTCTGTATTATGCATTGTTATTCCTAACAATGTTGCGTGTAACATTTTTGTGATAATCTCGCAGCTTCTCATTTATTATGTCAGGCATTAAGGGACAAAAGCACAACAGACAGCATTCAGTTCAGGTTATTTTAGTCATAACTGTATGTAATGTATACACATACagataatgacaaaataacagcagcaaaaaatATACTTGACATATGAGCAGCTCTTATTTTAGTTCTGTATTCATGAACAAAAtagcaaaaacacaagaagttGGTTCTCAGTCGTCAGGTCATGGTgaatctaggtgctgtatcataggcaactgaaagaagtccagttgcctacatTACAgcacctttcttttctttatgtttgacCTTACCCTTGTTCATACTGGCATCTTATTTCAAACAGCCTCTGAATACAGTTAGAAAGCAAGATATTTTGAGCATTGTTCATTATCCACGCAGTTTTAAAATCACCTATATCACCAAgttttaaagtgtttctgaGCGCAACACAACTGTGTCAGACACAATGTAGGTGCTGACATAAACAAAACTCGTTACGTCATAACCATGTTATGTGTTAAAAACTTGTATGCTGAAGTAAACCTGTATGTTACAAAATGCACATCATCATGAGAAGGTAGATTGAGGcaatatgtatgtgtatgtatacacacacacacacacacacacacacacacaaacctagGCTATAGAAAAGCTAATtaagacaaaacacagcacaagaGGGCCAAACATTAAATACTTTAGTATTGAAACAGCTTTATCAGCTTAATAATGTAACTGTTTCTGGAACCAGTgttgaggagagaaaagtggTTTATTAGCCTGGATAAAAGACCAAAGCATTTCAATCACTGATGCTGCGTTTGTCTCCATGAATATCTCTCAAGGTCTCATCTGGCCTGCGTTCATCCGTGGAGATTATTTTAGTCCACACCTCAtccatcacactcacacacgttaATGAGCTATCAAGCCCACCGGACGGACGGTGTGCTACAGATACGTGCCTCAGGCCCTGGAAACAAACTCCGAGAGCTGAGCTGTCCTGTGGATGGGATCCTCACATAACACATGGGGTTATCATGGTGATGGATGGGGTCATGAATTAAACGCAATCTGTATGTTGGATTTGATCCACAGGCCGGAGTTTTCTTTATTCAGTGGGGTGGGgagatgtgtttatttgcccCCAGTGCCATGACGGTATAGTTTATAGCTGGAGGTAGTTTATGGgtcttcagctctgtgtgtgtgtgtgtgtgtgtgtgtgtgtaggggtggGCTTCTGGAAGAGTGCTGCACCATACTcatgctgtcagtgtgaaatATCACTGCACTCTCTCTTGATTGCTGTGTATGGTGCCTCAGCCCTATTCATAAAAATGCAATTCcatgcagctctgtggctgGCCTGACGAAATAAACTACGATACACGAGAGAGGCAGATTTAAGGTGTAGAGGAGCACTGAGGTTGCTTCGGGGGACTGG contains:
- the prdm2b gene encoding PR domain zinc finger protein 2, whose translation is MAITRGTVETLDEIPAHVWKGLPDCLNLGPSATNQSRVGVWATQVIPKGKRFGPFVGEKKKRSQVTSNVYMWEVYFPARGWMCVDATDPMKGNWLRYVNWARSSDEQNLFPLEINRAIYYKVLKPIGPGEELLVWYTVEDNPEITAALEEERASSLNRKNSPRAKRARRKLLERARQAGLGGFKETSVTKPTVKEMWDGREGLKEDDERSSTLGPSQELQETHPIGSADHRHVDRSAVMTDRGNGEEEEEEEDDEEEEEEEEDAVDDLEEPSEVQQQTAAGFMQNKQPGPSLTRGEESHKDLLGKSSSLVGQEPEVDPDVDLDPDPDGDLEGDPHGESYPCQHCERHFSTRQGLERHNHIHAITNQQAQLFKCRYCSKSFGSQVGRRRHERRHESGPKKRPGSLAGTASLLSPVVQTDASSPDCTSPTSHYIAIGSQFTGGPLHNSEMQRKELGPQSDRPFILDENGESKELHPCKYCNKAFGTHTNMRRHQRRIHERHLLPKGVRRKGMLLQEASVQQQMPDESPSTSPPPVYVPSADTEDEADRDDYAVDISKNISENLSFYIDGKIVSTSSVSTCEVIEVDSRSAALFGLDTVIISPNQISQALKVEGRTSTAKQVSNIGQPAAKRRTSTPPLVPSLKVETETASFTPPSSSSSSTSSSSNLLVGGLFQQAADSSAFQREKTVYLSPKLKQLLQTQDIQKSTITLITESHRLASPLSVTPLQGASGRFKRRTASPPSSPQLSPACKTESSKAEVVSPYTLKVPKLESRSASPPGSLDDKEDGDSLNLSGNNMHGQTSSNSGGNSCNQQPLDLSNSVSRRSDSLNKVLGDSALDLSLHRKSNAEPELKASPAPQPLIKKRKPNTSMLEKVLMNEYVGLPLPGEEGPAALASLTCFHSRSPNVASESANPSPPSLTPVTMNPSSPGSSSVTSPTPPPPVLPTIPSPPTMPSSPLSQPSDSSALRPLPVLSPKMSPRSVECKSPSDSEEILSAEQNEDEEEINVPEPLDSPKTPLKDPVNFSPPSSPPEPESVDLPTTDDLSLAATRNSLLNGKMNQNLDSVTEKSLAAVSSQPESSSSSSSPPPASHDPPQPLLSSSLPQIKIKEEPQHCVDELSVMNHGTQDGVESSPHRAAPEKTSEAEEVDSMYCKTFVCNVCEEPFNSIKELSGHISEHAVDWPFKCEFCVQLFGDAPALLTHRSTLHGVGRIFLCSVCSKEFAFLCNLQQHQKDLHPNETCSHTTVESGKLRPQNYTDPSRAKEESSLSSPAPETTDGAAPHNDSDLAKEECDVNGNHAEEGAVAETEDPNEELYTTIKIMASEGAKPKVPDVRLGINQHYPSYKPPPFPYHSRSHAGSVASATNFTTHNIPQTFSTAIRCTKCGNSFDNMPELHQHILACATASDKKRYTPKKNPIPLKQIVKSPNGVVSPSAAAAGQSAFRRMGQPKRLNFNQDTGKTKMSALSKKKNQLVQKAISQRNKAATFSRKASVKVEEEQPSNVCPHCSRAFTYPASLNKHMAVSCPMKPVVKKGKKGPTEVKKEAVSVVDKNMNLRKMETQPKPLGKTRARSSGAADPEPSQPGKGKTAATVGRLKRPASFPVPVSASKKTKKGHAQSLPPTPSAPDTPSDTAQPRPAMRMQRMGKEAAPKRLAEAKSPPPQQQKKEERFSLRTRDRVGGPVTRSLQKPNTAPAAEMKTEEPLIQDPKETQEVLMN